From a single Anomaloglossus baeobatrachus isolate aAnoBae1 chromosome 4, aAnoBae1.hap1, whole genome shotgun sequence genomic region:
- the LOC142302602 gene encoding histone H1.11R-like → MAETAPAAAPPPAEPAAKSKKAPKKSGAAKKSSKSSGPSASDLIMKAVSASKERSGVSLAALKKLLSAGGYDVERNNSRLKLAIKALVNKGSLLQVKGSGASGSFKLNKKQETKDKAAKKKPAAAAKPKKPAAKKAAKSPKKPKKAPAAAKKSPKKAKKPAAAAKKAAKSPKKPKAAPKPKKVTKSPAKKAAKPKAAKSPAKKATKAKKPAAKK, encoded by the coding sequence ATGGCAGAGACCGCACCGGCCGCCGCTCCTCCTCCCGCCGAACCGGCCGCCAAATCTAAGAAGGCGCCGAAGAAATCCGGGGCCGCCAAGAAAAGCAGCAAATCCTCCGGTCCCAGCGCCTCCGACCTGATCATGAAAGCCGTGTCCGCCTCCAAGGAGCGCAGTGGGGTGTCTCTGGCCGCCCTGAAGAAGCTTCTGTCTGCCGGAGGATACGATGTGGAGAGGAATAACAGCCGCCTGAAGCTGGCCATCAAGGCTCTGGTCAACAAGGGCTCCCTGCTCCAGGTGAAGGGCAGCGGCGCCTCCGGGTCCTTCAAGCTGAACAAGAAGCAGGAGacgaaggacaaggcggccaagaagaagccagcagctgCGGCCAAGCCTAAGAAACCGGCAGCCAAGAAAGCGGCCAAATCTCCGAAGAAGCCCAAGAAGGCTCCGGCCGCGGCCAAGAAAAGCCCGAAAAAGGCAAAGAAGCCCGCAGCAGCCGCCAAGAAAGCGGCAAAGAGCCCCAAGAAGCCGAAGGCCGCTCCAAAGCCCAAGAAGGTGACGAAGAGTCCGGCTAAGAAGGCGGCAAAGCCCAAAGCTGCCAAGAGTCCGGCTAAGAAGGCGACTAAAGCCAAGAAGCCCGCGGCCAAGAAATAA
- the LOC142302213 gene encoding histone H3-like produces MELQLHRWRLLQSHAARKSAPATGGVKKPHRYRPGTVALREIRRYQKSTELLIRKLPFQRLVREIAQDFKTDLRFQSSAVMALQEASEAYLVGLFEDTNLCAIHAKRVTIMPKDIQLARRIRGERA; encoded by the exons atggagctgcagttaCATCGGTGGCGGCTGCTCCAGAGTCAC GCCGCCAGGAAGAGCGCTCCCGCCACCGGCGGAGTGAAGAAGCCGCATCGCTACCGGCCGGGGACAGTTGCTCTCCGGGAGATCCGCCGCTACCAGAAATCCACCGAGCTGCTGATCCGGAAGCTTCCCTTCCAGCGCCTGGTGAGAGAGATCGCCCAGGACTTCAAGACCGATCTGCGCTTCCAGAGCTCGGCCGTCATGGCCCTGCAGGAGGCCAGCGAGGCTTATCTGGTGGGGCTGTTCGAGGACACCAACCTGTGCGCCATCCACGCCAAGAGGGTCACCATCATGCCCAAAGACATCCAGCTGGCCCGCCGGATCCGCGGGGAGAGGGCGTAG
- the LOC142302613 gene encoding histone H2B 1.1: MPDPAKSAPAPKKGSKKAVTKTQKKDGKKRRKSRKESYAIYVYKVLKQVHPDTGISSKAMGIMNCFVGDIFERIAGEASRLAHYNKRHTITSREIQTAVRLLLPGELAKHAVSEGTKAVTKYTSAK; this comes from the coding sequence ATGCCTGATCCCGCCAAGTCCGCCCCAGCGCCCaagaagggctccaagaaagccgtgaccaagactcagaagaaggacggcaagaagcggaggaagagccggaaggagagctatgccatctacgtgtacaaggtgctgaagcaggtgcaccccgacaccggcatctcctccaaggccatgggcatcatgaactgcttcgtcggtgacatcttcgagcgcatcgcaggggaagcctcccgcctggcgcactacaacaagcgccacaccatcacctcccgggagatccagaccgccgtgcgcctgctgctgcccggagagctggccaagcacgccgtgtccgagggcaccaaggccgtcaccaagtacaccagcgccaagtga
- the LOC142302606 gene encoding histone H2A type 1, with translation MSGRGKQGGKTRAKAKTRSSRAGLQFPVGRVHRLLRKGNYAERVGAGAPVYLAAVLEYLTAEILELAGNAARDNKKTRIIPRHLQLAVRNDEELNRLLGGVTIAQGGVLPNIQAVLLPKKTESSKKGK, from the coding sequence ATGTCTGGACGCGGTAAACAAGGAGGGAAGACTCGAGCTAAGGCCAAGACCCGCTCCTcccgggcaggactgcagttcccggtcggtcgtgtgcacaggcttctccgcaagggcaactacgccgagagggtgggcgccggcgctccggtctatctggccgctgtgctggagtatctgaccgctgagatcctggaattggccggcaatgccgcccgggacaacaagaagacccgcatcatcccccggcacctgcagctggccgtgcgcaatgacgaggagctgaacaggctgctgggtggagtgaccatcgcccagggaggcgtcctgcccaacatccaggccgtgctgctgcccaagaagacggagagcagcaagaagggcaagtga